The genome window GCATGTACTTACAACAAAAGGCCTGACATGAAAACAAACAGCAATATCATAAGTTATTTTTTCGAAAAGGAAACCAGTAAAGTTCTTTGAACAAAGGAGACACATGATCATATTTTCTGGCCATTGAAGTGATACGAGCTGCACGATTCTGAATCTGTTGCAGTCTGTATGTCTGAAAGTTTAATATTAGACAAAGGAGAATTACCATTAGCAATAGTTGTCCTTAACCTACATCACAATGCCATTCAATGAACTTTGTATGATCAcctctcctcttctttttttcttacttaataaaaaatctttCCATGCGCTCTATCCAAAGATCATGACTGGTCCTTTTCacttaaaaataaatgtcatttcAGTATGTTACACATAAAATTGCCATCAAATATActtgtaataacataaaaaaggaaGTACATTTTCTTAAACCTGACCACTACAATTGACATGGAGTTTGGAAATGGTCGGAGCAATTTCACCGGATAAGAAAATGCAAAGATTGTCAAATTTGGTCTTTAGAAGTATAACATGTTTCTGTGGCCCAAAAAGATAAAGACGAAAGTTTAATCATTGAGTAGCAAAGTCACATGTACCATTGTTATACTTCTATGCAACTGGGACCAGGATCTGCAATCATTGGAACTATGACCAGGATCTACAATCATATAAACTTATTTGCAACTAGGATCGGGATCTACAATCATAGTAAACTATGACCAGGGTCTACAATAAAAAACTTCTTTGCAACTGGGACCAGGATCTATAATCATATCAACTTCTTTGCAACTGGGACCAGGCTCTATAATCAAATCAACTTCTTTGCAAGTGAGACCAGGATCTACAATCATAGTCAAATAGGACCAAGATCTACAAATGAAGTAACTTCTATGCAACTGATTGCTGTTCATTATTTCCACGGAAGTTACCAgaggatggcaaagttacaattaCAGCAAATTCTATGCAACTTGGACCAGGATCTGATCATATCTGGACTAGCCCTTCTGCAGCTGCTATACCAAAGAGGAAGCCTTCCGTCGCCGGGGGTAGCTTCCTCTCCTTCAGTCTCTCTAGCGTGATTTTAGGATTGTCTTCATTCTCTGACAGAGATTTTAAGTTGTTGAGTAGCTCACCAGTCTTTTTTGAAATTTcctaagaagaaaaagaaaaggaataaaaagatgaaattatattttgtagtTAGCACAGCATTGCAGATGTGTGTCAAGACATCTATGGGGGAAACTCAGTGTACTAGCAAGAAATTCTTCAGCAATGCCTACTTAGCCTCTGGCAactgtctgggggggggggaatttccACAGGCATTACATGTTTGATGGTCATTAATCTTCTTACACTATTAAAGGGTGATTTATATCTGAATGGCATAAAATTCCCCATATAATCTGCCTTTAACCCTTTGTGAAAAGACccctctttgttttctttcatatgaaattagcTTTAGGAGAGAGTCTTAGAAGCTTACCTTGATGACTTGAAGGTTTGTCATGGAGTCATCACCAGCACACCTGACCATTAGCTGGGCAATGTCTTTGTGTATTCTACTCATGGTGAACATATCTACAGAAAGAGATAATAGAAGGTCAATTGATAATTCAATGGTATACGGCTTGTATTTATTTTAGTCTACCTACAGATGGTCTAAAGGTTTGTATAATGATATCAatggtttagttaaacctgggTTACTTAGATCACACTATTATGGAATGCCAGTTGTCAACTTATTCACCAATTAAAATTATTCTTATCCTGCTGCAAAAAGTTGTCAAAAAAATTAGATTGAGATAAAATTGAGATGTGAAAtgggaagaaaatgaaaatacaaaaatattaattttaatgaatGATACATTATAATTgccataaatatgaaataactaTTATAAAGCCCAGCATTCCATAAAAATGTGGTTTAAAATTCTAGATTGTGCTACAACTAGGTTTAATTACCAGAATATCACCAGATGCATCTTACACCATAATGGCTAAATCTAGCTTTTCTACAATCAATTTGCCCTAATTACCTCATGGTCCTACCATTAATCTAATTACTTGGGTCCAGATGGTCTAAATTTCACCTTTTTACTACTTTTTCACACTTTGTCTTCAGAATTGAATCTGCCACGAGAAAAGCTCAAGtattaaagatatatattaCAGTAATGTCACTAGTTCTTCAGTAATGCTCCAAagttgttttgtaaatcaaatgTACATTTTTCTTCAGATTGGAATGAATTTAATGAAATCAACAGATTTccataacaacaataatgacaTTCCTTACATTcagaaaatttgtataatttgcaatgttcatttgtatgtatgtaccTTTGGCATGAGTTGCTACTGTTATTTCATCAGTTGATAGATTCACAAATAAGTCGTATAATTCAGTGTTGTTCTCCACAACTGCGTCTACAAAGCCGGCAACATAGGCAGGCCCCGTCCTTAAATCCTCCAATTCATCCTCTTCCATGTGTACGTACGGATGGAGAATGGACCAGTTCTGCCGATGCCATACTAAACATGGCAATGCCCTGCAAGAAAACAGATATCACAAAATGATCATTTTAATAATGTAGAGGTATTATGATCAGTAGCTATGTCTGGGTTCAAACCCTACCACAGTACTCGTCACGTAAGCAGAAAGCAGTTAATAATAACATGCATAAAATTCACATTGTTGTAGTTTGTAGCTGGAATTCGTGGAATATGAAAGCAAATAAGTTCactgacctcaaaatgaccttgaCTTTGAAATACATTAAGAAtgataatagtcagttcttttatagcgcataacacattatgagtgacgtctctatgcgcttccaaagccattattcatttcaaataacAACTCCATAATTTGATCAATTCAAATACACTATAGCAGTGAAAGATGGTGGTTAAAATAAAGCAGAGATCCAATTACCATTTATTATTCTAGCATCTCTTTCAAGTCATATAACTCTGTCTAGTCTTTCAGAATAATAACATAACTGGGAAGTCAGGGGTTCAAACCATGAAAAGTTAAACGAGAAATATTGGTAAATAACAATATCTATGGGTCATTCATTACTAAGAGAGCCCAATACTACCTTTTAAATGAGGGTGAAAAGCCATTTTACAGCCCCAAAGCACTAATAAAAATAgccctaaaaatacaaaataatttttgggCTGTGTGAAAATCTTGTTTACATggtatatttcttatattcacTGTGCTCTTTTAtgtggg of Lytechinus pictus isolate F3 Inbred unplaced genomic scaffold, Lp3.0 scaffold_177, whole genome shotgun sequence contains these proteins:
- the LOC135159220 gene encoding DENN domain-containing protein 10-like, which gives rise to MEEDELEDLRTGPAYVAGFVDAVVENNTELYDLFVNLSTDEITVATHAKDMFTMSRIHKDIAQLMVRCAGDDSMTNLQVIKEISKKTGELLNNLKSLSENEDNPKITLERLKERKLPPATEGFLFGIAAAEGLVQI